In Centropristis striata isolate RG_2023a ecotype Rhode Island chromosome 15, C.striata_1.0, whole genome shotgun sequence, a genomic segment contains:
- the smg6 gene encoding telomerase-binding protein EST1A — protein MANELDRVRISAAELRADASNSIIITNCQREEQQQHHKDKQHRKRDGKRPELQRYKPTAGHGRCQRDSEEGETGQSDPQATDSHDHDQPSQSEKRPLSGKALERHGCTERGTDQREEDRMRGDGSNIQNCGKGNLSQAKSEENQEKGFVENDREHQEPAGAAKPTRKARKPDREFYQPGSRRSVQGKDCAVGREQEKPPPWKNKQITESESQLNTGEREGNKKTSTQKQGGKDKEGKGIQESLKLSKSSEANRKHRDVEKPPLPSGSLVEKITCKVEKLSVKDKGKVGCEGQAVKELSETPNKERRGQGGGTKEEEEKVEKKREKGNRRRRGVEKEKERNQDSRRENDAGGGGKSERGKAEKERDKRAVEADRDNKPVKTGETQHSKGRENRRESRRGDNNNYSREKDAKTEGDPGRAVEMNKSNANITTSTSKRYSKSDIRRSRYRTYSSSSASSAASLDGPGLAMDVESTKWPRLDPRHNNKEGAVNSGDGQRRHLQSWTTNGESSTESHEGSEMSDIAEDRRRRRGGEGEMSAERRREERNRPKGNKGGGRGILRVSLEKQPGTPTHTAVSQQRKPGLVPRGRGGGILVLPARTDISTPPEVGQRLLFGGIRGGGASRTRGGRGGGMRRLWDPNNPDQKPALTGTQSSQHSSLQQPVYLQTGTGYGQLHFLDTDDEVAGSPPVPQGEHMRSQQAAAMAYYKFQNSDNPYCYPMPTSSPHSPGTTTSQRYPYPYMVPYQMAAPNGVYPGPGVGQLCGNYRGAGYSQPVAGGSLTYEEVEQQARGELARLLRAADTQELQLSNLLSRDRVSADGLHRMAQLRGDLLGLYEQVILTDIDFSDSQNVDQALWKNVFYQVIERFRQLLKDPTYDNASHIRNMLLTLLDEGAQFFDTLLQKLQTVYQFKLEDYMDGIAIRARPLRKTVKYALISAQRCMICQGDIARYREQASDTANYGKARSWYLKAQQIAPKNGRPYNQLALLAVYTKRKLDAVYYYMRSLAASNPILTAKESLMSLFEEAKRKTEQLERRRRQEHEGGTRGPAVRGRGRGEDGARVEIWVRPSRQAATPSSKREGRESSRDSEQDGELGSLSASDLNKRFILSFLHAHGKLFTKVGMESFPGVASRVLQEFKTLLQHGPSLLGSTHMLQIITINMFTIHNAHSRGGDGDVRSVLQEQSTALGLGMFALLVQRCTELLRDTPAEPVPMADGEEEGKGEELEGMVRVSAFPLDLRELLPSIKVWSDWMLGQPDHWNPPPCSIDYSTDVWQCLADLCNVLAHVDHEEVPLYKVDTEEVEGDEELTVLQLKEDRMLAGFVPLLAAPQEPCYTDKHTDMAIAADCKRVTVLKYFLEALCGQEEPLLAFKGGKYISVAASPPPNHSVDTRNRQDSLTEKEADDVIVEEESSVSASEGDEDAEEAGDSENDIRQLKARRHVLTNKLAQQQKRRDQIQAVLQTSGQLELEVRPLFLVPDTNGFIDHLGGLMRLLQCRTYIIVVPLIVITELDGLAKGQDNFGGVGIGGRGNGGRGNHNVSAAHVRAVQEKARLAVTFLEKGFEDREPCLRALTSRGNQLESIAFRSEDTSGQQGTNDDVILSCCLHYCKDKAKDFMPDQRNGTVRLQREVVLLTDDRNLRVKALTRNVPVRDIPAFLSWAKVG, from the exons ATGGCGAACGAGCTCGACAGAGTGCGAATCTCAGCTGCGGAACTCCGAGCTGATGCGTCGAATTCAATCATTATTACCAACTGTCAGAGAG AGGAGCAACAGCAGCACCACAAAGACAAGCAGCACAGGAAGCGTGATGGAAAGCGCCCTGAACTGCAGCGGTATAAGCCAACAGCTGGACATGGACGATGTCAGCGTGACAGCGAGGAGGGAGAAACTGGTCAGAGTGATCCCCAGGCTACTGATTCACATGACCATGATCAACCATCACAGAGTGAGAAAAGGCCTCTCTCTGGAAAAGCTTTAGAGAGACACGGGTGCACAGAGCGGGGCACCGACCAAAGGGAAGAAGACAGGATGAGAGGTGATGGTAGTAACATTCAAAACTGTGGAAAGGGCAACCTCTCGCAAGCGAAGTCAGAAGAAAATCAAGAGAAAGGCTTTGTTGAAAATGACAGAGAACACCAAGAACCTGCTGGTGCTGCCAAACCGACACGGAAAGCCCGCAAACCAGATCGAGAATTTTATCAACCCGGGAGCCGCAGGAGCGTCCAGGGAAAGGACTGTGCAGTTGGAAGAGAACAGGAAAAGCCTCCCCcttggaagaataagcagataACTGAATCAGAATCCCAGCTGAATACAGGGGAAAGGGAGGGGAACAAAAAGACATCTACACAGAAGCAGGGAGGGAAAGATAAAGAAGGTAAAGGTATACAGGAAAGTTTAAAATTGTCTAAATCGAGTGAGGCAAACAGAAAGCATCGAGATGTGGAAAAACCTCCATTACCTTCTGGTTCTTTGGTGGAAAAAATTACTTGCAAAGTAGAAAAACTCAGCGTTAAAGACAAGGGTAAAGTGGGTTGTGAAGGCCAAGCTGTGAAAGAGTTGAGTGAAACACCTAATAAGGAAAGGAGAGGCCAAGGGGGAGGgacaaaagaagaggaagaaaaggtagaaaagaaaagagagaagggaAATCGCAGGAGAAGGGGAGTGGAgaaggaaaaggagagaaatCAGGATTCCAGAAGAGAAAATGATGCAGGTGGTGGGGGAAAGAGTGAACGAGGGaaagcagagaaagaaagagacaagaGAGCAGTGGAAGCAGATCGGGATAACAAACCAGTTAAGACAGGAGAGACACAGCACAGCAAAGGGAGAGAGAACCGCAGAGAAAGCAGAAGAGGAGACAACAACAACTACTCCAGAGAGAAAGATGCTAAGACCGAAGGAGATCCAGGCAGGGCTGTAGAAATGAATAAATCCAATGCAAACATCACAACGTCAACCTCAAAACGCTATTCCAAATCAGATATTCGGCGCTCGCGTTACCGAACttacagcagcagctcagccagCAGTGCAGCCAGTCTGGATGGTCCAGGACTTGCGATGGATGTGGAGAGCACCAAGTGGCCGCGCTTGGACCCACGGCATAATAACAAAGAGGGAGCAGTTAACAGTGGAGATGGACAAAGGAGACATTTACAAAGCTGGACAACCAATGGGGAATCATCTACAGAATCACATGAAGGAAGTGAGATGAGTGACATAGCAGAAGATAGACGAAGGAGAAGAGGTGGGGAAGGAGAGATGAGTGCAGAGAGGCGGAGGGAAGAAAGGAACAGACCAAAGGGAAACAAAGGTGGAGGTCGGGGAATCCTCAGGGTTTCTCTAGAAAAGCAGCCGGGCACCCCGACACATACTGCAGTGTCACAACAACGCAAGCCAGGCTTGGTTCCTCGTGGCAGAGGTGGTGGAATCCTGGTCCTTCCAGCCCGCACAGACATCTCTACTCCACCTGAGGTTGGACAAAGACTTCTTTTTGGTGGAATCAGGGGAGGAGGAGCTAGCAGGAccagaggaggcagaggaggaggaatgaGACGACTCTGGGATCCAAATAACCCAGACCAGAAACCTGCTCTTACTGGTACCCAATCCTCACAGCATTCATCCCTCCAGCAGCCTGTATATCTTCAGACAGGGACCGGATATGGACAACTTCACTTTCTCGACACAGATGATGAAGTTGCAGGCAGTCCTCCAGTCCCGCAGGGTGAGCACATGCGGTCTCAGCAGGCTGCTGCCATGGCCTACTACAAGTTTCAAAACTCTGACAACCCCTACTGCTACCCCATGCCCACCAGCAGCCCACACAGTCCTGGCACCACCACTAGTCAACGCTACCCCTATCCTTATATGGTGCCCTACCAAATGGCTGCCCCTAATGGTGTGTACCCAGGCCCTGGTGTGGGTCAGCTATGTGGGAATTACAGAGGAGCAGGTTATTCCCAGCCTGTTGCAGGAGGTAGTTTGACATATGAAGAGGTGGAGCAACAGGCCAGAGGAGAGCTGGCGAGACTGCTGAGGGCTGCGGACACACAGGAGCTCCAGCTCAGTAACCTGCTGTCCCGGGACAGAGTGAGTGCTGATGGACTGCACCGCATGGCCCAGCTCAG AGGTGACCTGTTGGGGCTGTACGAGCAGGTAATTCTGACAGACATAGACTTCTCAGACTCGCAGAACGTGGATCAGGCTTTGTGGAAGAATGTCTTTTATCAGGTCATAGAGCGTTTCAGGCAGCTGCTCAAGGACCCGACCTACGACAACGCCTCTCATATCAGGAACATGCTGCTCACACTGCTCGATGAG GGGGCACAATTCTTTGATACGCTGCTCCAGAAGCTGCAGACTGTGTACCAGTTTAAACTGGAGGATTACATGGACGGCATTGCTATCAGGGCTCGACCATTAAGAAAAACG GTGAAATATGCACTTATCAGTGCTCAGCGCTGCATGATTTGTCAGGGAGATATCGCACGTTACCGGGAACAAGCCAGTGACACAGCCAACTACGGCAAGGCTCGCAG CTGGTACCTGAAAGCCCAGCAGATTGCACCGAAAAATGGGCGACCATATAATCAACTGGCCCTGCTGGCAGTCTATACA AAGCGGAAGTTGGATGCTGTGTATTACTACATGCGCAGCTTGGCAGCTTCCAACCCCATCCTGACTGCAAAGGAAAGCCTCATGAGTTTGTTTGAGGAAGCTAAGCGCAAG ACAGAGCAGCTTGAGAGAAGAAGGAGGCAGGAACACGAAGGTGGTACCAGGGGCCCGgcagtgagagggagaggaagaggggaagACGGTGCGCGGGTGGAGATTTGGGTTCGCCCTAGCAGACAAGCAGCAACTCCGTCCTCTAAGAGAGAAGGCAGGGAGTCCAGCAGAGACTCTGAACAGGATGGAGAGCTGGGAAGTCTCAGCGCTAGTGAT CTAAATAAGAGATTCATTCTGAGTTTCTTGCATGCACATGGAAAGCTCTTCACTAAAGTGGG CATGGAGTCCTTCCCTGGAGTTGCGAGCCGAGTTCTGCAGGAGTTCAAGACACTGCTCCAGCACGGCCCCTCACTGCTGGGCAGCACGCACATGCTGCAGATCATCACCATCAACATGTTCACCATACACAATGCTCACAGCAGAG GTGGAGACGGAGACGTGCGGTCCGTGTTACAGGAGCAAAGCACGGCCCTGGGTCTGGGAATGTTTGCACTACTGGTGCAGCGCTGCACAGAGCTCCTCAGGGACACTCCTGCAG AACCAGTCCCCATggctgatggagaggaggagggaaaaggGGAGGAGCTGGAGGGTATGGTTAGAGTCTCTGCCTTCCCATTGGACCTCAGGGAACTGCTGCCAAGTATCAAGGTCTGGTCTGATTGGATGTTGGGACAACCAGACCATTGGAACCCACCACCGTGCAGTATAGA CTACAGCACTGATGTCTGGCAGTGCCTGGCTGACCTGTGTAACGTGCTGGCACATGTGGACCATGAGGAGGTGCCGCTGTACAAAGTGGACACTGAAGAGGTGGAGGGAGATGAGGAGCTGACCGTGCTGCAACTGAAGGAGGACCGGATGCTCGCTGGCTTCGTGCCACTGCTGGCTGCACCACAGGAGCCCTgttacacagacaaacacactgacATG GCAATAGCAGCAGATTGTAAGAGAGTAACAGTGCTGAAGTACTTCCTGGAGGCTTTGTGTGGACAGGAGGAGCCTCTGTTGGCTTTTAAGGGAGGCAAATACATCTCTGTGGCAGCGTCTCCTCCACCAAACCACTCAGTGGATACAAGGAACAGACAGGACTCTCTAACAGAGAAAGAG GCTGATGATGTCATAGTCGAGGAAGAATCGTCTGTGTCAGCATCAGAGGGAGATGAGGATGCTGAGGAGGCGGGAGACAGCGAGAATGACATCAGGCAGCTCAAGGCGCGGCGTCATGTCCTCACCAACAAACTGGCGCAGCAACAGAAGCGCAGGGATCAAATACAG gcGGTGCTGCAGACAAGTGGCCAGCTGGAGCTGGAAGTGAGGCCCCTCTTTTTGGTTCCTGATACCAATGGATTCATTGATCACTTGGGAGGGCTGATGAGACTGCTCCAGTGTAGGACATACATCATAGTTGTGCCACTGATTG TGATTACAGAGTTAGACGGCTTAGCTAAAGGCCAGGACAACTTTGGAGGAGTAGGTATAGGAGGACGCGGCAATGGCGGTCGTGGCAACCATAACGTTAGTGCGGCCCATGTGCGGGCCGTGCAGGAGAAGGCCCGGCTTGCTGTGACTTTCCTGGAGAAAGGATTCGAGGATAGGGAGCCGTGCCTCCGAGCCCTGACAAGCAGAGGAAACCAGCTTGAGTCTATTGCTTTCCGCAGTGAGGACACCTCCGGACAGCag ggCACCAATGATGATGTGATTCTGTCCTGCTGCCTCCACTACTGCAAAGACAAGGCAAAAGACTTCATGCCTGATCAGAGAA ATGGGACAGTAAGGCTGCAGAGGGAGGTGGTTCTCCTAACAGATGACCGTAACCTGCGCGTCAAAGCATTGACCCGCAATGTCCCCGTCCGAGACATCCCCGCTTTCCTCAGCTGGGCTAAAGTGGGCTGA